The following are from one region of the Aspergillus luchuensis IFO 4308 DNA, chromosome 4, nearly complete sequence genome:
- a CDS encoding uncharacterized protein (COG:C,H;~EggNog:ENOG410PKIF;~InterPro:IPR036188,IPR002938;~PFAM:PF01494;~SECRETED:SignalP(1-20);~go_function: GO:0071949 - FAD binding [Evidence IEA]), with protein MTPHSLNVAIIGSGLAGCLAARILREQHTVTIYERETAKAEAGAAINLGPNAVHILNSVDFDRRRACSIPVTRVLSYNKQGELTHESIHDYVQEFGTDWLFHHRVDLRDELLRLATAPSEELGLTGEPATVRFGARVVGGDVDEGRLTLEDGEVVEADLVVAADGIRSIMRGPVVNDDAYITAQPSGSSAFRFTMSREKVIELHNGEVPEIMDSSKSGTLFGVYALDPTERRVIMYPCRNYEILNFAVLAPDNMLKTPASSDSWSAPGDRDEMISLFTDFPDWVLKYFRAAENIKLWQLRMQDPLPTYIRGRTVLIGDAAHAMTPHQGQGGCQAIEDAEGFRLFLGDHVTRANVPTILEDFDRVRRPRASQIQLNTSQAMARHSAKEIYRFRKFNFTYHGIFEELRKIKESEKVGQLDHGGGEESKRESDLHSAVGICRCRQCQTDS; from the exons ATGACACCACACAGCTTGAACGTCGCCATAATCGGCAGCGGCCTCGCCGGCTGTCTCGCCGCCCGCATCCTCCGCGAGCAACATACCGTGACCATCTACGAGCGCGAAACCGCCAAAGCCGAAGCCGGGGCCGCCATCAACCTGGGTCCCAATGCCGTGCACATCCTCAACAGTGTAGACTTTGATCGTCGCCGCGCGTGCTCCATCCCAGTAACTCGGGTTCTGTCGTACAACAAGCAAGGCGAGCTCACGCACGAATCCATCCACGATTACGTCCAGGAGTTCGGGACAGACTGGTTATTTCATCATCGGGTGGATCTGCGAGATGAGCTTTTGCGCTTAGCTACGGCGCCGTCGGAAGAGTTGGGGTTGACTGGTGAACCGGCGACAGTGCGATTCGGGGCGAGGGTGGTAGgtggggatgttgatgaggGGAGATTGACattggaggatggggaggtggtggaggcggatCTTGTTGTTG CCGCCGACGGCATCCGATCCATCATGCGCGGCCCCGTCGTCAACGACGACGCATACATCACCGCTCAACCATCGGGCTCCTCTGCGTTTCGGTTCACCATGTCACGGGAGAAGGTCATCGAGCTGCACAACGGAGAAGTACCTGAGATAATGGACTCAAGCAAATCAGGCACTTTGTTTGGTGTATACGCCCTCGATCCTACGGAGCGACGAGTGATCATGTACCCGTGTCGGAACTACGAGATCCTCAACTTCGCTGTGCTCGCACCAGACAATATGCTCAAGACCCCAGCGTCATCTGACTCGTGGTCTGCGCCAGGTGACAGAGACGAGATGATCTCGTTGTTTACGGACTTTCCGGACTGGGTACTTAAGTATTTCCG CGCAGCGGAAAATATTAAGCTCTGGCAACTCCGTATGCAGGACCCCTTACCCACGTATATCCGAGGACGAACGGTCCTGATCGGCGATGCTGCGCACGCCATGACGCCCCATCAGGGACAAGGAGGGTGCCAGGCCATTGAAGATGCAGAGGGTTTTCGGCTTTTCCTTGGAGACCATGTCACAAGGGCGAACGTTCCTACTATCCTGGAGGACTTTGATCGTGTGCGCAGGCCTCGGGCGTCGCAGATTCAATTGAATACATCGCAAGCTATGGCGAGGCACTCAGCGAAGGAGATTTATCGGTTCCGAAAGTTCAATTTCACATATCATGGAATTTTTGAGGAGCTgaggaagatcaaggagagCGAGAAAGTGGGTCAATTGGATCatggtgggggagaggaaTCCAAGAGAGAGTCTGACCTACATTCTGCTGTTGGAATATGTCGCTGTAGACAATGCCAAACAGACAGCTAG